A part of Fusarium oxysporum Fo47 chromosome III, complete sequence genomic DNA contains:
- a CDS encoding and other transporter-domain-containing protein, giving the protein MARIAESKSALNVLIIVFVTLGSFSYGYSASIIASTLGQSHFISYFHLDPAHDPNANALLGATNGLFQTGGLFGALLIGYCADHFSRRVAIIISSAIICIGGVLIGTGYSIAGWVGYACYPLNGNLQWRIPLALQAVTPALLLIGTFLLPESPRWLLQNDYPDEALVVLKRLHANVHDSEFEFARKEFHDMQQQLNLEKAVGKDSYLDLLTERSMLKRVAAGFLTMFGAQCTGTLVINNYGTVLYSNVGYEGRIAIAFTAGWVTVSIAGNAITAMFVDRLGRVRFMIIGFSGIVCVLIGEIICLALLEKRQSYGLSIAAIAFLYGHIAFFSSCIDATTYIYASEIFPTHHRARGLSLSLSGLFLASLCFTQAATSALAAISWRYYIVFTVTSALMVVVLYLYFPETKGLSLEEVAKLFGDEVATEVSASDYGEGGPEAKPIENQEVVSEHCESA; this is encoded by the exons ATTATCGTGTTTGTGACTCTCGGTTCTTTCTCATATGGATACTCCGCGTCGATCATCGCATCTACGCTCGGACAGTCTCATTTTATATCCTACTTTCATCTAGACCCGGCTCATGATCCGAACGCGAATGCTTTACTAGGAGCTACCAATGGACTATTCCAGACCGGTGGTCTCTTTGGTGCATTACTTATCGGTTACTGCGCTGATCATTTCTCCCGAAGAGTTGCCATTATCATTTCATCAGCGATCATTTGCATTGGAG GTGTATTGATTGGCACGGGATATTCGATTGCCGGCTGGGTAGGGTATGCTTGTTATCCATTGAACGGAAACCTTCAGTGGCGCATCCCACTGGCCTTACAGGCCGTTACGCCAGCCTTACTATTGATCGGAACTTTTCTACTGCCAGAGTCCCCCAGATGGC TTCTTCAGAATGATTACCCTGATGAAGCCCTTGTTGTACTCAAGCGCCTCCACGCTAACGTGCATGACTCGGAATTTGAGTTTGCAAGAAAGGAATTTCATGATATGCAGCAGCAACTCAACCTCGAAAAGGCAGTTGGAAAAGACTCATACCTGGATCTTCTGACCGAAAGAAGTATGCTCAAGCGGGTAGCTGCTGGGTTTCTAACCATGTTCGGGGCTCAATGCACAGGGACCTTGGTAATCAACA ATTATGGCACTGTCCTTTATTCTAATGTTGGTTATGAAGGACGCATCGCCATCGCCTTCACGGCCGGTTGGGTTACCGTTTCCATTGCCGGAAATGCCATCACGGCCATGTTTGTGGATAGGCTAGGAAGAGTCAGGTTTATGA TCATTGGATTCAGCGGCATTGTTTGCGTCCTAATTGGCGAAATTATCTGTTTGGCCCTGCTCGAGAAACGGCAAAGCTATGGCCTGTCCATTGCCGCGATTGCATTTCTATATGGGCATATCgctttcttttcatcatgCATTGACGCGACAACTTACATCTACGCCTCTGAGATTTTTCCGACCCACCATCGGGCCCGAGGACTCAGTCTATCATTGAGCGGCCTATTCCTCGCCAGCTTATGCTTTACACAAGCGGCCACATCGGCTTTAGCGGCTATCTCGTGGAGGTACTACATTGTGTTCACAGTGACGTCGGCACTCATGGTTGTCGTGCTTTACTTATACTTTCCGGAGACCAAGGGGCTCTCTCTAGAGGAGGTAGCAAAGCTCTTTGGAGATGAGGTAGCTACCGAGGTATCGGCTTCGGATTATGGTGAAGGCGGTCCAGAGGCAAAGCCAATCGAAAATCAAGAGGTGGTCTCTGAACACTGTGAGTCTGCGTGA